A single window of Nicotiana sylvestris chromosome 3, ASM39365v2, whole genome shotgun sequence DNA harbors:
- the LOC104210194 gene encoding probable pinoresinol-lariciresinol reductase 3: MESEKSKILIIGVTGRLGFELAKASLNSLHPTFGLVRDSAFSDPHKSQKLHFLSGAGVTLIKGSLQDEDILVEALKQVDVVICAVSSKQVLEQKLLVSAIKRAGCIKRFLPSEFGSDPDRTRISDLDHNFYSRKSEIRRLIEAEGIPYTYVCCNFFTSFFLLSLVQPGRKNPPRDEVSIFGDGTAKAVFVKENDAAAFAINTVDDLRTLNKVVHLRPPGNVYSMNELVDIWEGKIGKTLKRNYITEDELLKKIREMPYPENMELVFIYSAFVKGDQTYFSIDSSGGLEGTQLYPQITYTTISEFLDTLL; encoded by the exons ATGGAGTCAGAAAAGAGCAAAATACTGATAATCGGAGTAACAGGCCGTCTAGGGTTTGAACTGGCAAAGGCCAGCCTCAACTCCTTGCATCCCACATTCGGACTCGTCAGAGACTCAGCATTTTCCGACCCCCATAAATCCCAAAAGCTTCATTTCCTTTCTGGCGCTGGCGTTACACTCATCAAG GGGTCGCTGCAAGACGAAGATATCCTGGTTGAAGCACTCAAGCAAGTTGATGTGGTAATTTGTGCTGTTTCATCTAAGCAAGTCCTTGAACAAAAGCTTCTGGTTTCTGCTATCAAGCGTGCTGGTTGCATTAAG CGGTTCCTCCCTTCAGAATTTGGGTCAGATCCTGACAGAACTCGAATTTCCGATTTGGATCACAACTTCTACTCAAGAAAATCTGAGATTAGGCGTCTTATTGAAGCTGAAGGCATTCCTTACACCTATGTCTGTTGCAACTTCTTTACAAGTTTTTTTCTACTGTCACTTGTTCAACCGGGCCGGAAAAACCCTCCAAGAGATGAAGTCAGCATATTCGGTGATGGAACTGCCAAAG CTGTCTTTGTGAAAGAAAATGATGCTGCTGCCTTTGCCATAAATACAGTGGATGATCTACGTACTCTGAACAAAGTGGTACACCTGAGGCCACCAGGAAATGTCTATTCCATGAATGAGCTAGTAGATATTTGGGAAGGGAAAATTGGGAAGACGCTAAAAAGGAATTACATCACCGAAGATGAACTCCTGAAGAAAATCAGAG AAATGCCGTATCCTGAGAATATGGAGTTGGTTTTCATATACTCTGCATTCGTTAAAGGAGATCAGACATACTTCAGCATTGACTCTTCTGGTGGTTTGGAAGGGACGCAGCTATATccacaaataacatacaccacaatAAGCGAGTTTCTGGACACCTTGTTGTAA